One genomic window of Hydra vulgaris chromosome 03, alternate assembly HydraT2T_AEP includes the following:
- the LOC136078746 gene encoding uncharacterized protein LOC136078746, with protein MAFDETTEEVFQRNSKEQDVADIQLKPAIQINSSEPLSGIQLQNSDKNDDLLVHTTSKENPRESVRKHRRTGKDLTRKRKRDPSSWKKEIRKTLRQSGQQYVGSNNKIQRGKFIKDCKRDHTVCRFKCKIKISVTDEETLHKQHWILNDQEKRLFYSQTTIVENKKRCHLAENPKLKKKSYSYYFIVSDELIRVCKEFYLCTLDIDEKRIRNHHSTKNKTTGTPQQYKRGKVPSQTVPNSIKDSVRKHIQSIPRIDSHYCRKSTNKEYIQENLNMTILYEKYCEKCVLDNVVPAKKSMYRTIFNTEFNIEVHTLKKDRCDKCESMKMNPSPNLNETALHEIYTKNKLRMNLLLLKFAYGATLVYHRTEIVL; from the exons atggCGTTTGATGAAACTACTGAGGAAGTCTTTCAAAG aaacTCAAAGGAACAAGATGTTGCAGACATTCAATTAAAACCTGCTATTCAGATCAACTCCTCTGAACCTCTCTCTGGGATTCAATTacaaaattctgataaaaatgATGATTTACTTGTTCATACCACTTCAAAGGAAAATCCCAGAGAAAGTGTCAGAAAGCACAGAAGAACTGGAAAGGATCTTACACGCAAACGAAAACGAGACCCTAGCTCctggaaaaaagaaataagaaagaCACTTAGACAGAGTGGTCAGCAGTACGTAGGCtcaaacaataaaatacaaagggggaaatttattaaagattgtAAGAGAGATCACACAGTGTGTCgtttcaaatgtaaaataaaaattagtgttaCTGATGAAGAAACTTTGCACAAACAACACTGGATTTTGAATGATCAAGAAAAGCGTCTTTTCTACTCCCAAACTACAATcgtagaaaacaaaaaaagatgtcATTTGGCTGAAAatccaaaattgaaaaaaaaaagttattcatattACTTTATTGTTTCTGACGAACTCATACGTGTTTGCAAAGAGTTTTATCTATGTACTCtagatattgatgaaaaaagaatTCGAAATCACcactcaacaaaaaataaaacaacaggaACACCTCAACAGTATAAACGAGGTAAAGTACCTAGTCAAACTGTCCCAAATAGTATTAAAGATTCTGTACGTAAACATATTCAAAGCATTCCCAGAATTGACAGTCACTACTGCCGCAAAAGTACAAACAAAGAGTACATTCAAGAAAATCTGAATATGACCATTTTGTATGAGAAATATtgtgaaaaatgtgttttagaCAATGTTGTTCctgcaaaaaaaagtatgtatagAACAATATTTAACACAGAGTTTAATATTGAAGttcatacattaaaaaaagatagatGTGACAAATGTGAAAGTATGAAAATGAATCCTTCACCTAACTTAAATGAAACAGCATTACATGAAATctacacaaaaaacaaattgcGGATGAACCTCTTGTTACTGAAATTTGCTTATGGAGCGACTCTTGTGTACCACAGAACCGAAATAGTTTTATGA
- the LOC136078245 gene encoding popeye domain-containing protein 3-like, which produces MGYFDSVLSIEFNLNCKWLPVNQFLFQMANIFLVFTYFIKPINAWGFIKLKLSLTLAGLCFAIWGGLIICSFDCLIWNLIFALVNAAHILYLLVKIRSKRFSAEHEHLYVEAFKTCGVERFQYCKFSQLSKNIVVQIGEHFTKDDLNQKKGIYLVTNGRLEIYLGGTVVGHVSSMEFLNSPEWVNTEELKSSYQMSIKAITDCQVFKWDKESLFQLFKNDTVLKNAFDALIAKDICKKLLEVHKKLLILNGVELLSEDAKLRKSSITNYSTEHFENYFTSDEVHLNISEPYVKDHVKNGKKACNDFSIIFSKDTEKSEKINLLSENFEKVSLLSEKYFDTPSQNLMLKPIERNSIIEEETHI; this is translated from the exons ATGGGATATTTCGATTCTGTATTATCAATCGAATTTAATTTGAACTGCAAATGGCTTCCAgtcaatcaatttttatttcagatggctaatatatttttagtattcaCCTACTTTATTAAACCAATAAATGCATGgggttttattaaattaaaattatctttaacgTTAGCTGGGCTGTGCTTTGCTATATGGGGAGGATTAATTATATGTTCTTTTGATTGCTTGATATGGAATTTAATTTTTGCGTTAGTAAACGCTGCACATATTCTTTACTTACTGGTAAAAATTAGATCTAAAAGATTCTCTGCTGAACACGAACATTTATATGTGGAAGCGTTTAAAACATGTGGCGTTGAACGGTTTCAGTACTGCAAATTTTCGCAGTTATCTAAAAATATAGTTGTTCAAATCGGAGAACATTTTACAAAAGATGATTTAAATCAAAAGAAAGGAATCTATTTAGTTACTAATGGAag ATTAGAGATTTATCTTGGTGGTACCGTTGTAGGTCACGTTAGTTCTatggaatttttaaattctccGGAATGGGTTAATACTGAAGAACTAAAAAGCTCATATCAA atGTCTATAAAAGCAATCACGGATTGTCAAGTTTTTAAATGGGACAAGGAAAGTCtttttcagttatttaaaaatgacacaGTACTTAAGAATGCATTCGACGCTCTTATTGCTAAAgacatttgtaaaaaactacTTGAGGTACACAAGaaactgttaattttaaatGGTGTTGAGTTACTTAGTGAAGATGCCAAGCTTCGCAAATCTTCAATCACAAATTATTCAACcg AAcactttgaaaattattttacatctgatgaagttcatttaaatatttccgAACCATACGTTAAAGATCACGtgaaaaatggtaaaaaagcttGCAATGACTTttctataatattttcaaaagatacAGAAAAATCCGAAAAAATTAATCTGCTATCAGAAAACTTCGAAAAAGTAAGTCTACTATCAGAAAAATACTTCGACACCCCTAGTCAAAATCTAATGCTAAAACCAATTGAAAGAAATAGTATCATTGAAGAGGAAacacatatataa